In the Mycolicibacter sp. MU0102 genome, one interval contains:
- a CDS encoding flavin-containing monooxygenase, whose translation MTDADEPEVLDALIVGAGFSGLYALHYLRQRGVHARVLETAENVGGTWLVNRYPGARCDIESIEYSYSFSEEIQQEWTWTETMPAQPEIEAYLRFVADRLDLRRDIAFNTTVSAMTFDGAAAEWVVDTAAGQRLRARFVIAASGILSAPLQPDIAGIDDFAGTTLYTGRWPKEGHDLTGRRVGVVGTGSTGVQLIPVVARDVGQLYVFQRSAAYTLPWEVRQFAPGELDELKANYGQIRAAQRAHPVGAARLSAFSVLLDMLSRPPLKSASRDEQLRAISEHGVLGALNWGDLFFDIEANRMATRLYGEAIARIVHDPETAAALVPTYPFACKRPIIDQGYYETFNRDNVSLVDLRREPIETVTAAGIRTSRGDYDLDVIVYATGFDAMTGALSRIDVRGRDGQSLRDTWAEQGPVSYLGLQVAGFPNLFTVQGPGSPSAATNFVTALEQHVEWIGDCITYLRTAGMRTIEALPTAQAEWIEHTTSLVAATVLAHPTCNSWYNGGNVPGKKRMYMGYTGGIPEYRRRCDEIAAAGYTGFRLG comes from the coding sequence ATGACTGACGCCGATGAGCCCGAGGTTCTCGACGCGCTGATCGTCGGCGCCGGGTTCTCGGGCCTGTATGCGCTGCATTACCTGCGCCAGCGCGGCGTCCACGCCCGCGTGTTGGAGACCGCCGAAAACGTCGGTGGGACATGGCTTGTCAACCGGTATCCCGGCGCGCGCTGCGACATCGAAAGCATCGAGTACTCCTACAGCTTCTCCGAGGAGATCCAGCAGGAGTGGACGTGGACCGAAACCATGCCGGCCCAACCCGAGATCGAGGCGTACCTGCGATTCGTCGCTGACCGGCTTGACTTGCGCCGCGACATTGCGTTCAACACGACGGTCTCCGCGATGACCTTCGACGGGGCGGCCGCCGAGTGGGTGGTGGACACCGCGGCGGGGCAGCGGTTGCGCGCCCGCTTCGTGATCGCCGCCTCGGGCATCCTGTCGGCGCCGCTGCAACCCGATATCGCCGGAATCGATGATTTCGCCGGCACCACGCTCTACACCGGCCGATGGCCGAAGGAAGGCCATGACCTGACCGGACGGCGCGTCGGCGTCGTCGGCACTGGGTCCACCGGTGTCCAGCTGATCCCGGTCGTCGCCCGAGACGTGGGCCAGCTGTACGTCTTTCAGCGTTCCGCGGCGTACACGCTGCCCTGGGAGGTCCGGCAATTCGCGCCGGGTGAATTGGACGAGCTCAAGGCGAACTACGGCCAGATCCGGGCCGCGCAACGAGCTCACCCGGTGGGCGCCGCACGGCTCTCGGCGTTCTCGGTGCTGCTGGACATGCTCAGCCGCCCGCCGCTGAAGTCGGCGAGCCGCGACGAGCAACTGCGTGCGATCTCCGAACACGGCGTACTGGGCGCGCTCAACTGGGGCGATCTGTTCTTCGACATCGAGGCGAATCGAATGGCCACCCGGCTCTACGGCGAAGCCATCGCCCGGATCGTGCACGACCCCGAGACGGCGGCCGCACTGGTGCCCACCTATCCGTTCGCCTGCAAGCGCCCGATCATCGACCAGGGCTACTACGAAACCTTCAACCGCGACAACGTATCCCTGGTCGATCTTCGCCGCGAACCGATCGAGACGGTGACGGCCGCCGGTATCCGAACCAGCCGGGGCGACTACGACCTCGACGTGATCGTCTACGCCACCGGATTCGACGCCATGACCGGCGCCCTGAGCCGCATTGACGTCCGCGGCCGAGACGGACAGTCGCTACGCGACACCTGGGCCGAGCAGGGACCGGTGTCCTATTTGGGATTGCAAGTGGCCGGTTTTCCCAATCTGTTCACCGTCCAGGGGCCCGGCAGCCCCAGCGCGGCGACCAACTTCGTCACCGCGTTGGAACAGCATGTGGAATGGATAGGGGACTGCATCACCTACCTGCGGACAGCAGGAATGCGCACCATCGAGGCACTGCCGACCGCACAAGCCGAGTGGATCGAACACACCACCTCGCTGGTCGCGGCGACCGTGCTGGCGCACCCGACGTGCAATTCCTGGTACAACGGCGGCAACGTTCCCGGCAAGAAGCGGATGTATATGGGCTATACCGGCGGCATCCCCGAATACCGCCGCCGCTGTGACGAGATCGCCGCCGCCGGCTACACCGGCTTCAGGCTCGGATAA
- a CDS encoding aromatic ring-hydroxylating oxygenase subunit alpha, protein MKVPFTWKVTGWFMIGWSPEFATGTTRALHYFGEDLVAYRDADGELHVMEAHCKHMGAHLGHGGTVVEDRVECPFHGWQWGPDGCNKFIPYQPDRPNKALRLRVYPVREQHGCVFAWHHPDGAEPHWEMPDIFGKFPQFTAGPQDYYRAYPEFSRRLEGEPVHPQIVAENAADSAHFQYVHHATVTPRVLDWKMADQEWQFVAGWPDERADDPEQMALRFHSHLFGLGGAISIFEGVQQHRLIFTCTPVDEGRSDLFYSIWWPRIPGDDSDAPPDDVRARVEEQFLTTVEDDLGIWRYQRYIQNPALSKVDAKPFMTLRKWAAQFYDVPPTEAVLT, encoded by the coding sequence ATGAAGGTTCCGTTCACCTGGAAGGTCACCGGCTGGTTCATGATCGGCTGGTCACCGGAGTTCGCCACCGGAACGACCCGCGCACTGCACTACTTCGGCGAGGACCTGGTCGCCTACCGCGACGCCGACGGCGAACTACATGTGATGGAGGCGCACTGCAAGCACATGGGCGCCCACCTGGGCCACGGCGGCACGGTGGTCGAAGACCGCGTCGAGTGCCCGTTCCACGGCTGGCAGTGGGGCCCCGACGGCTGCAACAAATTCATCCCCTATCAGCCGGACCGGCCGAACAAGGCGTTGCGCCTGCGGGTCTACCCGGTCCGCGAACAGCACGGCTGCGTATTCGCATGGCACCACCCCGACGGCGCCGAACCCCACTGGGAGATGCCCGACATCTTCGGCAAATTTCCCCAGTTCACCGCCGGCCCGCAGGACTACTACCGGGCCTACCCGGAGTTCTCCCGACGCCTGGAGGGCGAACCGGTTCACCCGCAGATCGTCGCCGAGAACGCCGCTGACAGCGCACATTTCCAGTACGTGCACCACGCCACGGTGACGCCGAGAGTGCTCGATTGGAAGATGGCCGACCAGGAGTGGCAGTTCGTCGCAGGCTGGCCCGACGAGCGCGCCGACGACCCGGAACAGATGGCGTTACGCTTCCACAGCCATCTGTTCGGGCTCGGCGGGGCGATCAGCATCTTCGAAGGCGTACAGCAACACCGGCTGATCTTCACCTGCACCCCGGTCGACGAGGGCCGCTCAGACCTGTTCTATTCGATCTGGTGGCCGCGGATTCCCGGTGATGACTCCGACGCGCCGCCGGATGACGTGCGGGCGCGCGTCGAGGAGCAGTTCCTGACCACCGTCGAAGACGACCTGGGCATCTGGCGCTACCAGCGCTACATCCAGAATCCGGCGCTGTCCAAGGTCGACGCGAAACCATTTATGACGCTGCGGAAATGGGCGGCGCAGTTCTACGATGTGCCGCCCACCGAGGCCGTCTTGACATGA
- a CDS encoding cysteine hydrolase → MTAALADLVAPAHTALITQELQGAVVGPDAGLAALADEARREALPNIIRLLPAARSAGVAVVHCLVHRRPDGLGSNHNARLFAAGRRAVRIDPGSAGATLLPEFGPEPSDLVLSRCHGLGPMGGTDLDAVLRNLGISTVVAVGVSLNVAIPNLVMDAVNAAYRVVVPRDAVAGVPAEYGAAIIDNTLSLLATITTTQELMDTWQP, encoded by the coding sequence ATGACCGCCGCGCTGGCGGACCTAGTAGCGCCTGCGCACACCGCACTCATCACCCAAGAGTTGCAGGGCGCGGTAGTCGGACCCGACGCCGGCTTGGCGGCCCTCGCCGACGAGGCGCGCCGTGAGGCACTGCCCAACATCATCCGGCTGCTGCCGGCGGCGCGGTCGGCCGGCGTTGCGGTGGTGCACTGCCTGGTGCACCGCCGCCCGGACGGCTTGGGCTCCAACCACAACGCGCGACTGTTCGCCGCCGGCCGCCGCGCGGTGCGCATCGATCCGGGCAGCGCCGGCGCCACCCTGCTGCCCGAGTTCGGGCCGGAGCCGTCTGACCTGGTGCTCAGCCGCTGTCACGGCCTCGGGCCGATGGGCGGAACCGATCTGGATGCAGTCCTGCGCAACCTGGGAATATCCACCGTCGTCGCGGTGGGGGTCTCGCTGAACGTCGCTATCCCCAACCTGGTCATGGACGCGGTCAACGCCGCCTACCGGGTGGTGGTGCCCCGCGACGCGGTGGCCGGTGTCCCAGCCGAGTACGGTGCTGCCATCATCGACAACACGCTGTCGCTGCTGGCGACGATCACCACCACACAGGAGCTGATGGACACGTGGCAACCCTGA
- a CDS encoding acyl-CoA synthetase, which translates to MATLTQFTVPEVTDAVAAAIPDRDMIIQGDRRYTYAQILERSNRLASYLHSRGLGCHTPRSDLSAHETGQDLLGIYAYNGNEFVETLLGSFRARVAPFNVNYRYVRKELAYLLADSGATALVYHAAFAPTLAEVLPELPQLKVLIQIADDSGNALLDGAVDYETVLAESSPEPPPVQPSPDDLYVLYTGGTTGMPKGVLWRQHDIFMGSFGGRNLMTAEEVSSIDDIVGPARENPGIRLMILPPLIHGAAQWAVMTAINTGQTLVFPSVVDHFDADDVVRAIEREKVLSVTVVGDAMARPLLDAIRKGSADVSSLLVVANGGALLTPYVKQQIVETLPGAMVIDGVGSSETGAQMRHMSTSGAVSTGTFAGGPDTCVVAEDLVTVLQPGHDGLGWLGQRGYVPLGYKGDATKTAATFPVIDGARFAVPGDRARHLDDGSIELLGRDSVTINSGGEKIFAEEVETALASHPGVVDVVVAGRPSERWGQEVVAVVALAEDAAVTAAELIEHAGGSLARYKLPKAVVFRSTIVRSPAGKADYRWAREQAEQG; encoded by the coding sequence GTGGCAACCCTGACCCAGTTCACCGTGCCGGAGGTCACCGACGCGGTGGCCGCAGCGATTCCCGACCGCGACATGATCATCCAGGGCGACCGGCGCTACACCTATGCGCAGATCCTCGAGCGGTCCAACCGGCTGGCGTCCTACCTGCACTCCCGCGGGCTGGGCTGCCACACGCCGCGGTCGGACCTGTCTGCGCACGAGACCGGCCAGGATCTGCTGGGGATCTACGCCTACAACGGCAACGAGTTCGTCGAGACCCTGCTGGGCAGCTTCCGGGCCCGGGTGGCGCCGTTCAACGTCAACTACCGCTACGTGCGCAAGGAATTGGCATACCTGCTGGCTGATTCCGGCGCCACCGCGCTGGTCTACCACGCCGCCTTCGCCCCCACCCTGGCCGAGGTACTCCCCGAGCTTCCGCAGCTCAAAGTGCTCATCCAGATCGCCGACGACTCCGGCAACGCCCTGCTCGATGGGGCGGTCGACTACGAAACGGTGCTGGCGGAGAGCTCCCCGGAGCCGCCACCGGTGCAACCCTCACCCGACGACCTGTATGTGCTCTACACCGGTGGCACCACCGGGATGCCCAAGGGCGTGCTCTGGCGTCAGCACGACATCTTCATGGGCTCGTTCGGCGGCCGCAACCTGATGACCGCCGAAGAGGTCAGCTCCATCGACGACATCGTGGGGCCGGCCCGGGAGAACCCGGGCATTAGGCTGATGATCCTGCCGCCGCTGATCCACGGCGCCGCCCAGTGGGCGGTGATGACCGCGATCAACACCGGCCAAACCCTGGTCTTCCCTTCGGTTGTGGACCATTTCGACGCCGACGACGTGGTACGCGCCATTGAGCGGGAGAAAGTGCTGTCGGTGACCGTGGTCGGCGATGCGATGGCCCGGCCGCTGCTGGACGCGATCCGCAAGGGCAGCGCCGACGTGTCGTCGCTGCTGGTGGTGGCCAACGGCGGCGCCCTGTTGACGCCGTACGTCAAGCAGCAGATCGTCGAGACACTGCCCGGCGCCATGGTGATCGACGGGGTCGGATCATCGGAGACCGGCGCCCAGATGCGTCACATGTCGACCTCGGGCGCCGTGTCCACCGGAACCTTCGCCGGCGGACCGGACACCTGCGTGGTGGCCGAGGACCTGGTGACCGTCCTGCAACCCGGCCACGACGGCCTGGGCTGGCTCGGCCAACGCGGCTACGTCCCACTGGGCTACAAGGGCGATGCAACCAAGACCGCGGCGACGTTCCCGGTGATCGACGGGGCGCGCTTCGCCGTTCCCGGCGACCGGGCGCGGCACCTGGACGACGGTTCGATCGAGCTGCTCGGCCGGGATTCGGTGACGATCAACTCCGGTGGGGAGAAGATCTTCGCCGAGGAAGTCGAGACGGCGCTTGCGTCGCATCCGGGCGTCGTCGACGTGGTGGTCGCTGGCCGGCCCAGTGAACGCTGGGGCCAGGAGGTGGTGGCCGTGGTGGCCCTTGCCGAGGATGCCGCCGTCACGGCCGCCGAACTCATCGAGCACGCCGGCGGGTCACTGGCCCGCTACAAGCTGCCCAAAGCAGTCGTGTTCCGGTCGACGATCGTGCGCAGCCCGGCCGGCAAGGCCGACTACCGGTGGGCGCGCGAACAGGCCGAGCAGGGCTAG
- a CDS encoding aldehyde dehydrogenase family protein encodes MLEKQRRSFVDDGPPGAAVRRNRIDRLLAMVLDNIDAFTEAMARDFGTRSRAASLATEMIGIVPVVEHTRSHVRQWMRPSKLLRAARLVGLRAEVRPSPLGVVGIIGPWNFPLQLVVVPAAAAFAAGNRVMVKMSEITSHTAELMANLAPKYFDENEFAVVTGGADVAAAFAGLPFDHVFFTGSPSVGALVQRAAADNLVPVTLELGGKNPVVVAPGADIARSAKRIASARMVNGGQVCVCPDYVLVPERDIDAFVDVARQTLRDMFPTILTNGDYCSSVNEANFDRVLGLIDDARDRGAVVETVAPDGEALPDRASRKIAPTLVRGVDESMRIADEEIFGPVLMVQGYGTLDEAIETINARPAPLVAYWFGPDGKNFRDFVRRTRSGGVARNDFAAQMIPSGAPFGGVGRSGMGAYHGKAGFDAFSHYRTVVGSDLPFSMTGSAAPPFRPAMRVYADAMLRSARNRTRRRIKRG; translated from the coding sequence CTGCTGGAGAAGCAGCGGCGATCCTTCGTGGATGACGGGCCGCCGGGCGCCGCGGTCCGGCGCAACCGTATCGATCGGCTGCTGGCGATGGTGCTGGACAACATCGACGCGTTCACCGAGGCGATGGCGCGAGATTTCGGTACCCGATCGCGCGCGGCCTCACTGGCCACCGAGATGATCGGCATCGTCCCCGTAGTCGAGCACACCAGATCGCATGTCCGACAATGGATGCGTCCCAGCAAGCTGCTGCGTGCGGCCCGGCTGGTAGGGTTGCGCGCCGAGGTGCGACCCAGTCCGCTTGGCGTGGTGGGCATCATCGGGCCGTGGAATTTCCCGCTGCAATTGGTGGTGGTGCCGGCGGCGGCAGCCTTCGCGGCGGGCAATCGGGTGATGGTCAAGATGTCCGAGATCACCTCGCACACCGCCGAGCTGATGGCGAACCTGGCACCGAAGTACTTCGACGAAAACGAATTCGCCGTCGTCACCGGCGGCGCTGATGTGGCGGCCGCGTTCGCCGGTCTGCCGTTCGATCACGTCTTCTTCACCGGTTCGCCGTCGGTAGGTGCGCTGGTGCAGCGCGCCGCCGCGGACAACCTGGTCCCGGTGACCTTGGAACTGGGCGGGAAGAACCCCGTCGTGGTGGCGCCCGGCGCCGATATCGCGCGATCGGCGAAGCGGATCGCGTCGGCCCGCATGGTCAACGGCGGCCAGGTCTGCGTATGCCCGGACTATGTTCTGGTGCCCGAGCGCGACATCGACGCATTTGTCGATGTCGCCCGGCAAACGTTGCGGGACATGTTCCCGACGATCCTGACCAATGGCGACTACTGCTCAAGTGTCAACGAAGCCAACTTCGACCGGGTGCTGGGCCTGATCGACGACGCGCGCGACCGCGGCGCCGTGGTGGAGACCGTCGCGCCCGACGGGGAGGCGCTGCCGGATCGCGCTTCCCGCAAGATCGCCCCCACCCTGGTGCGCGGCGTCGATGAGAGCATGCGCATCGCCGACGAGGAGATCTTCGGTCCGGTGCTGATGGTGCAGGGCTATGGCACCCTCGACGAAGCGATCGAGACGATCAACGCGCGCCCCGCTCCGCTGGTCGCCTACTGGTTCGGTCCAGACGGCAAGAACTTTCGGGACTTCGTGCGGCGCACCCGAAGCGGTGGAGTGGCCCGCAACGATTTTGCGGCACAGATGATTCCGTCGGGGGCACCGTTCGGCGGGGTGGGGCGCAGCGGCATGGGCGCCTACCACGGCAAGGCGGGTTTCGACGCGTTCAGCCACTACCGGACCGTGGTGGGCTCCGACCTGCCGTTCAGCATGACCGGAAGCGCGGCGCCGCCGTTTCGGCCCGCGATGCGCGTCTACGCCGACGCGATGCTGCGCTCGGCGCGCAACCGGACTCGCCGCCGGATCAAACGCGGCTGA
- a CDS encoding NAD(P)-dependent oxidoreductase, whose protein sequence is MSTTGQVVGFVGAGQMGEPMVARLVAAGHRVQVYARRPEVRERLAAVGAVPVESIAATARDAGVVISCLFSDAQLLEVATGADGLLANADSSTVVVSHTTGTVSTLTTLAAEFPNGPALVDAPVSGGAHDIEAGTLTVLLGGPDDAVARAQPVLAAYADPVILTGALGTALNLKLINNVLFAANAQLVAAAVELGKSLGVRDTSLFEALAQCSGGSRAAGYVQSAGGVDSFAKVVAPFMRKDVAACIEAAADRGVELGQLQTVAQNGPLDLS, encoded by the coding sequence ATGAGCACAACGGGCCAGGTCGTCGGATTCGTGGGAGCCGGCCAGATGGGCGAACCGATGGTCGCGCGCCTGGTCGCCGCAGGGCATCGCGTTCAGGTCTACGCCCGGCGGCCCGAGGTGCGCGAACGGCTCGCGGCCGTCGGCGCCGTGCCAGTGGAGTCAATCGCCGCGACCGCTCGCGACGCCGGAGTCGTGATCAGTTGCCTGTTCTCCGACGCGCAACTGCTCGAGGTCGCCACCGGCGCCGACGGCTTGCTGGCCAATGCCGACTCCAGCACAGTCGTGGTGTCTCACACCACCGGGACGGTGAGCACGCTGACCACTCTGGCGGCGGAGTTCCCGAACGGCCCGGCACTGGTGGACGCTCCGGTCAGCGGCGGCGCTCATGACATCGAGGCCGGCACGCTGACGGTGCTGCTCGGCGGCCCCGACGACGCGGTGGCCCGCGCGCAGCCGGTCTTGGCGGCCTACGCCGACCCGGTGATCCTTACCGGGGCACTGGGCACCGCGCTCAACCTCAAGCTGATCAACAACGTGCTGTTCGCCGCCAATGCGCAACTGGTCGCCGCCGCGGTCGAACTGGGCAAGAGCCTCGGCGTGCGCGATACCAGCCTGTTCGAGGCGCTGGCGCAGTGCAGCGGCGGCAGCCGGGCCGCGGGGTACGTGCAATCGGCCGGTGGGGTGGATAGCTTCGCCAAAGTCGTTGCGCCCTTTATGCGTAAGGACGTTGCGGCCTGCATCGAGGCCGCCGCCGACCGTGGCGTAGAACTGGGCCAGCTGCAGACCGTGGCACAAAACGGGCCGCTGGATTTGTCGTGA
- a CDS encoding SDR family oxidoreductase — translation MTNPQRKVVVVGAGSGIGAATAAHFYMRGDFVLAVDVHPHHTPASQYANCDLRDAAAIAEFAAGVGDGWDLLAHVAGVPGTASAADVLTVNYLGMRLMTEGLLPRLRRGGAVVAVASTAALGWEQRIPLLNGLLEATDAPAVLRWQAGQDPAYPVYSTSKQAMILYAKRRAATAHAEYGVRINTVSPGPVETPILPDFERSMGKQTLDTVRATVGRHAGVDDIVPVIDFLGSAAAGWITGQDVLVDGGFINAITAGTPIPA, via the coding sequence ATGACCAACCCGCAGCGCAAGGTCGTGGTCGTGGGCGCGGGGTCGGGAATCGGCGCCGCCACCGCCGCGCACTTCTACATGCGTGGTGATTTCGTTCTCGCCGTCGACGTGCACCCCCACCACACGCCGGCATCGCAATACGCCAACTGCGACCTTCGGGATGCCGCGGCCATCGCGGAGTTCGCCGCCGGGGTCGGTGACGGCTGGGATCTGCTGGCTCATGTCGCCGGCGTACCGGGCACCGCATCGGCCGCCGATGTGCTGACGGTCAACTACCTGGGTATGCGCCTGATGACCGAGGGCCTGCTGCCGCGGCTTCGTCGCGGCGGGGCGGTGGTCGCGGTGGCATCGACGGCGGCACTCGGGTGGGAGCAGCGCATCCCGTTACTCAACGGCCTACTCGAAGCGACAGACGCGCCGGCCGTTCTGCGCTGGCAGGCCGGCCAGGACCCGGCCTATCCGGTCTACAGCACCTCCAAGCAGGCCATGATCCTGTACGCCAAGCGGCGCGCCGCGACCGCGCACGCCGAGTACGGCGTGCGAATCAACACCGTGAGCCCGGGCCCCGTCGAAACGCCGATCCTGCCCGACTTCGAACGGTCGATGGGCAAACAGACGCTCGACACCGTACGCGCCACCGTCGGACGGCACGCCGGCGTCGACGACATCGTCCCGGTGATCGACTTCCTGGGCTCCGCCGCCGCCGGCTGGATCACCGGCCAAGACGTTCTCGTCGACGGCGGCTTCATCAACGCGATCACCGCCGGCACACCCATCCCCGCGTAG
- a CDS encoding cytochrome P450, which yields MTIDSSPAAPISPHPYHRLDISETEFWGKDFRTRDETFATLRNEPGLTWHRPIDAVFPHQETGYWAATRHADVKFISQHEELFCSREGVSVDPMPAEIQRNMTFFLAMDPPEHTRYRKLISSGFTPRQVRRIEDQIKANSRSIVDDLLTQLRSGDQIDFVASCSGQLPMRTVSDMIGIDPADQQKVAYAAECLFSGSDDEYASLEERAVHVMTQLGVLAGSGVELAQRRRAEPHDDLMTELVNAEVDGHRLADADLGSFMVLLGSAGNDTTKQATTHAFKALVEHPEQRAWLLDDYDNRIGGAVEEFVRWATPVLAFARHAVVDTEVAGTEIKAGEKVALYYCSANRDESVFDRPHEFDITRAANPHLGFGGGGAHYCLGTHVARMELRHLFYELLTRLPEVTLGEPEYLQSTFVHGIKRMPISLA from the coding sequence ATGACAATCGACTCGTCACCTGCCGCACCGATTTCCCCGCACCCCTACCATCGCCTCGACATCTCTGAAACCGAGTTCTGGGGCAAGGATTTCCGGACCCGGGACGAGACGTTCGCGACGCTGCGCAACGAACCGGGCCTGACGTGGCACCGGCCGATCGACGCCGTGTTCCCCCACCAGGAGACCGGCTACTGGGCGGCGACCCGGCACGCCGACGTCAAGTTCATCAGCCAGCACGAAGAGCTGTTCTGTTCCCGCGAAGGCGTCAGCGTCGACCCGATGCCGGCCGAGATCCAGCGCAACATGACGTTCTTTCTGGCGATGGACCCGCCGGAGCACACCCGGTACCGCAAGCTCATCAGTTCGGGCTTCACACCGCGGCAGGTCCGACGCATCGAGGATCAGATCAAGGCCAACTCCCGCAGCATTGTCGACGACCTGTTGACCCAATTGCGCAGTGGCGACCAGATCGACTTCGTCGCAAGCTGTTCCGGCCAACTGCCGATGCGCACGGTCTCCGACATGATCGGCATCGACCCGGCCGACCAGCAGAAGGTCGCCTACGCCGCCGAATGCCTGTTCAGCGGGAGCGACGACGAGTACGCCTCACTGGAGGAGCGGGCGGTGCACGTCATGACGCAGCTGGGCGTGCTGGCCGGCTCCGGCGTCGAACTGGCGCAGCGCCGCCGCGCCGAACCGCACGATGACCTGATGACCGAGTTGGTCAATGCCGAGGTCGACGGCCATCGTCTCGCCGACGCCGACCTCGGATCCTTCATGGTGCTGCTGGGCTCTGCGGGCAACGACACCACCAAGCAGGCCACCACGCACGCATTCAAGGCCCTCGTCGAACATCCTGAGCAGCGCGCCTGGCTGTTGGACGATTACGACAATCGGATCGGCGGGGCGGTCGAGGAATTCGTGCGCTGGGCGACACCGGTACTCGCCTTTGCCCGCCACGCGGTGGTGGACACCGAGGTCGCCGGGACCGAGATCAAGGCCGGCGAGAAGGTGGCGCTGTACTACTGCTCCGCCAACCGCGACGAGTCGGTGTTCGACCGGCCGCATGAGTTCGACATCACCCGTGCCGCCAACCCGCACCTGGGCTTCGGCGGCGGTGGCGCGCACTACTGCCTGGGAACCCACGTCGCCCGGATGGAGCTGCGGCACCTGTTCTACGAGCTGCTCACCCGGTTGCCCGAGGTCACGCTCGGCGAGCCCGAATACCTGCAGAGCACCTTCGTACACGGCATCAAACGGATGCCGATCAGCCTGGCCTGA
- a CDS encoding cytochrome P450, which translates to MESQVDDIAAALDKPAGYLKNPYPYFQSKREGPGVFPGTVMDYSKTPASLRPKTQFAAVSFEAVNQVFREADSFNSHIYDVTIGLFIGPTILAMEGEPHRKHRNLVSSAFKRKSLVHWEPEVVRPVCTTLIDEFIADGTADLVSGFTFEFPTRVIAKLLGLPEEDLPWFRQRAIELISYTVNYERAFAASAELKDYFLAQMEKRKSQPTEDIIGDLVTAEVDGEKLTDEAIFSFLRLLLPAGLETTYRATSNLLYLLLTHPDQFAAVRADHDLIGAAIEEGLRYETPLTTVQRTAIRDTAVAGVEVPAGAVVDVCIGSANRDEARWERPEEFDIFRKWIPHITFAAGEHTCMGLHLARMEMRVAMECLLDRLGEITLVADDNPHIYGQPFRSPRSLPVRFTGK; encoded by the coding sequence GTGGAGAGCCAGGTTGACGACATCGCTGCCGCACTCGATAAGCCGGCCGGCTACCTGAAGAACCCCTACCCGTACTTCCAGAGCAAGCGAGAAGGACCCGGGGTCTTCCCCGGAACGGTCATGGACTACTCCAAGACCCCGGCATCGCTTCGGCCCAAGACCCAGTTCGCCGCTGTCTCCTTCGAGGCGGTGAATCAGGTCTTCCGCGAGGCGGATTCGTTCAACTCGCACATCTATGACGTCACGATCGGCCTATTCATCGGACCGACCATCCTGGCGATGGAGGGCGAGCCGCACCGCAAACATCGCAACCTCGTCTCATCGGCGTTCAAACGTAAGTCGTTGGTGCATTGGGAGCCGGAGGTGGTGCGGCCGGTCTGCACCACCCTGATCGATGAGTTCATCGCCGACGGCACCGCCGATCTGGTGTCCGGCTTTACGTTCGAGTTCCCCACCCGAGTCATCGCCAAGCTGTTGGGCTTGCCCGAAGAGGACCTGCCTTGGTTCCGCCAGCGGGCGATCGAGCTGATCAGCTACACCGTCAACTATGAGCGGGCGTTCGCCGCTTCGGCAGAGCTGAAGGACTACTTCCTGGCTCAGATGGAGAAACGCAAATCCCAGCCGACCGAAGACATCATCGGCGATCTGGTCACCGCGGAGGTCGACGGCGAGAAGCTCACCGACGAAGCGATCTTCTCGTTTCTTCGCCTGCTGCTGCCCGCGGGCCTGGAGACGACTTATCGGGCCACCAGCAACCTGCTGTACCTGCTGCTCACCCATCCCGACCAGTTCGCGGCGGTGCGCGCCGACCATGATCTGATCGGCGCCGCCATCGAGGAGGGGCTGCGCTATGAGACGCCGCTGACCACGGTGCAGCGCACCGCCATCCGCGACACCGCGGTGGCCGGCGTGGAAGTTCCCGCCGGCGCCGTGGTCGACGTCTGCATCGGGTCGGCGAACCGTGACGAGGCACGATGGGAACGGCCGGAGGAATTCGACATCTTCCGCAAGTGGATTCCGCACATCACGTTCGCCGCCGGCGAGCACACCTGCATGGGGCTACATCTGGCTCGAATGGAGATGCGGGTCGCGATGGAATGCCTGCTGGACCGCCTCGGCGAGATCACCCTGGTCGCCGATGACAACCCACACATCTATGGGCAGCCGTTTCGCTCCCCGCGGTCGCTGCCGGTGAGGTTCACCGGCAAGTAG